The genomic region TATAACGCTTGCGCCAGATGGATCTTATGCGGCAGGAATACCACATGTTGTTGAGCGTGGGGTAGAAACGCCTGTTGTTCCTGTGATATGGAAATTGGATGTAATAGAAGATAAAAATCCAACCAAGCTGAATTTACCAAAAAAGAATTATCACTCAGTGCTTTTTTCTCCCGATGGGAACTTTTTGGCATGCCGCTCGTCTGATGATGTCGTTACCATAATGCATAAAGTGAAAAACAGGTGGGGAAAGATAGAATGGCGACAATTAACAGAATTAATCATACACAGAGGCGATCATATTTCTTCTATGAGTTTTTCATCGGATGGTAGCTATTTTGCTTGCGGGACAAGTGAGGGAGTGGTACGCGTTTATGCTACCAATGGGTGGAAAGAGATCACTCGGTATACACTGCGAAATAAAATTTCAAGCATGGCTTTTTCATCAGATAATCGTTATTTGGCGGTTGGCTTTTCTGGAGATAAGGCCAGTGGTATAG from Candidatus Babeliales bacterium harbors:
- a CDS encoding WD40 repeat domain-containing protein, which gives rise to MSFRRGLIQKWNTQDWTGVQKVARDAKYRRISITLAPDGSYAAGIPHVVERGVETPVVPVIWKLDVIEDKNPTKLNLPKKNYHSVLFSPDGNFLACRSSDDVVTIMHKVKNRWGKIEWRQLTELIIHRGDHISSMSFSSDGSYFACGTSEGVVRVYATNGWKEITRYTLRNKISSMAFSSDNRYLAVGFSGDKASGIDVRRVERK